The window AGCGGCTCGGCCGCACCCAGCAGGTGGGCGTGGCGCATCGCGCGGCGCATGATCCGGCGCAGCACATAGCCGCGCCCCTCATTGGCCGGCAGCACGCCGTCCGCGACCAGGAAGCCTGCCGAGCGCAGATGATCGGCGATCACGCGGTGCGACGCCTGGTTGGCGCCGGTCGTCACCGTCTTGGTCAGCTCGCCCGACGCCGCGATCAGCGCCTTGAACGTGTCGGTATCGTAATTGTCGTGGACGCCCTGCAGGACGGCGGCGATCCGCTCCAGCCCCATGCCGGTGTCGATCGACTTCTTGGGCAGTTCGCCGACAATCTCATTGTCGACCTGTTCGAACTGCATGAACACGTTGTTCCAGATCTCGATGAAGCGATCGCCATCCTCGTCCGGGCTGCCGGGGGGGCCGCCGGGGATATGATCGCCATGATCGTAGAAGATCTCGGAACAAGGTCCGCACGGGCCGTTATCGCCCATCGCCCAGAAATTGTCCTTGGTCGGGATGCGGATGATCCGGCTTTCGGGCAGGCCCGCAATCTTCTTCCACAGATCAAACGCCTCGTCATCGGTATGATAGACGGTGGCGGTCAGCTTGTCGGGCGAAAGGCCCCAGACCTTGGTCAGCAGGGTCCAGGCGTGGGTGATCGCCTGTTCCTTGAAATAGTCACCGAACGAGAAATTGCCCAGCATCTCGAAGAAGGTGTGGTGCCGCGCCGTATAGCCGACATTGTCGAGATCATTGTGCTTGCCGCCCGCGCGGACGCACTTCTGGCTCGACGTCGCGGTCTTGTACGGGCGCGTTTCCAGGCCGGTGAACACGTTCTTGAACGGCACCATGCCGGCGTTCACGAACATGAGCGTGGGATCGTTGTGCGGCACCAGCGGCGCGGAAGGCACCACGGCGTGGCCGGCCCCGGCGAAATAATCGAGGAAGGAGCGGCGAATATCGTTGGTCGACGTCATGGCGTCGACTTAGGGTAGGACGCGTCGATTTGGAAGATGCGCAGAACATGGGTTCGGCGGAGGGCGATGCGATGATCAAGTTCGTGGTGGTCGCCGGGCTGATCCTGCTCGTGATCGCGCTGTATCGATCGACGCGGCGCGGGCGCTCCGGCGGGGGCGATGCGGGCGGCGGCGGCTATGCCAGCACCGACACATATTATCCGTCAAGCTGGAGCGACAGCGGCAGCGCATCGGACAATTTCTCCGGCGGTGGCGGCGATTTCGGCGGCGGCGGGGCAAGCGGCGACTGGAACGATTCTGCGGACAGCGGCAGCAGCGACAGCGGTGGCGATAGTGGCGGCGGCGATAGCGGAGGGAGCAGCGACTGATGGCCCATTTCATCCTGAGCTACGATCTGGCTCCCGATTATCTCGAACGACGCGGCACGTTTCGCGCGGAGCATCTGACGCTCGCATGGGAAGCCGCCGAACGCGGCGACCTGCTGCTGGGCGGCGCGCTCGGTGATCCGGTCGAGGCGGCGATGCTGCTGTTTACGGGCGACGGGCCGGAGGCGGCCGAGGCGTTCGCGCGGGCCGATCCCTATGTAATCAGCGGGATCGTACGATCGTGGCGCGTGCTGCCGTGGACCACCGTTGTCGGCGATGCGGCCGCGACACCGGTGCGCGGCCAGTAATGCCGCGCTGCAGCTGGGCCGAGGGCGACGCCGTGATGTCGGCCTATCACGACGCCGAATGGGGCGTGCCGGTGCGCGATCCGCGAATGCTGTGGGAAATGCTGATGCTGGAGGGGTTTCAGGCGGGCCTTTCGTGGCGGACGATCCTCTATCGCCGCGAGGGCTTTCGCCGCGCGTTCGACAATTTCGATCCCGCGATCGTCGCGACCTATGACGACGCGAAGGTCGAGGCGCTGATGCAGGACGAAGGCATCATCCGCGCCCGCGCCAAGATCCTCGCCACGATCGGCGCGGCGCGCATCTACGAGGAGATGGCCGCGGCGGGCGAGGATTTCTCCGCGTGGCTGTGGAGCTTCGTCGACGGCGAACCCCAGCAGGGCGACGGTGCCTCGTTCCCGGTCTCCTCCCCCGCCTCCGAAGCGATGTCCAAGGCACTCAAGAAGCGCGGCTTCAAGTTCGTCGGCCCGGTGATCGTCTATGCGTTCATGCAGGCGGTCGGGATGGTGAACGACCATGCCGCCGATTGCCCGCAGCGAAAGGCGAGCGCGGCTTAGTCCACCCTCGCCTCCTCCGCGCCCACGCAGCCAAATAGCTTGGGGAGTTCCTTGCGGCGTTCGGGGGGCATGGCTTTGGCGGCGGCGTGGTCGATGTAGTTTTGTTCTTCGCGGACGAGCTCGAAGCGGCCGGGGGCGGCTTCGTGCCACATGAGGTAGCCGCACATCAGATCGAGATTGGCGTAGCGCGCGGTGAAGTCGGTAGCGACGTAGAGGCCGGGCGCGGGGGCGTCGGGCGGGTCGCGATACCAGCTGATCCGGGTGAGGACGCGGCGATCGAGCTTGCCCGCCTCCGACGCGAAACGCGCCTGCGCGTCGGCGAAGAGTTGCGGGGTGAGATAGGCGGTCATGCTGGGGCCGATCAGCTTGTAGGCATGGGTCGGCTTGCCGTGATCCTGCGCGTCGAACCAGGTCTTCGTCGCGGTCATCAGCGCGGCGCGTTCGGCGGCGGTGCCGGGTTCGCCGACTTCGGGGACCGCCGAGGGCGGCGCAGCGGCGATCAGGGCGAGCGCGGCGAGGATGGCCAGCTTAGGCGTAGGCATAGGGACCACCCTGTTCGAGCGCGGCCTGATAGGCAGGCCGGGCGTGGATCTTGTCGAGCCATTCGACGATGTTCGGGCGGCGACCGTCGAGTTTCAGGCGACCGCGCGCGGCCTCCAGCGGGAAGCTCATCATGATGTCGGCGGCGCTGAAATCGGCGCCGGCGAACCAGGGGCGGGTGACGAGTTCGGATTCGACATAGTCGATGTGCGTCATGGCCATCTTCTCGACGAAGCCTTTGGCAGGCCAGCCGAACGGCCCCATCTTCTGAATGACGAGGCTGAGCAGCAGCGGCGGCATCAGCGAGCCTTCGGCATAATCGAGGAAGTAGCGCCAGCGCAGGCCGCCATCGGTGTCGGCGGGTGGACCCAATCGGCCACCGGCGAGCGCGACAAGATAGCCGATGATCGTCGCGGTTTCGGCGATGATGCGCCCGTCATGCTCGACGACCGGCGACTTGCCGAGCGGGTGGATCTTTCGAAGCTCGGGCGGGGCGAGCATCGTCTTTCTGTTCCGCTCGTAGCGCTTCACCTCATAGGGAAGGCCGAGTTCCTCGAGCAGCCACAAGACGCGCTGCGAGCGCGAATTTTCGAGGTGGTGGACCGTAATCGCCTTTGGGATCGTCACGAACACACCCTCCCGAACCGGAGGGCGATCGGACGATCAAGCCTCGGGTTCGTTGATATAGACCGCCAGTTCGTTGCCCGAAGGCTCGCGGAAATGGAAGCGGCGACCGCCGGGGAAGGCAAAGATCGGCAGCGTGATCTCACCGCCTGCGGCCTCGACCGAGGCGAGGACGGCTTCGAGATCGTCGGTCTCGATCGCCGGCAACGGCTTGGCGGTCGCCTCCAGCATGTCGCCCTGAAGCGCGAAATCGGTACTGGCGCCGATCGTCGCGGCATAGGTCGGCCCGAATGCAGTCAGCGACCAGCCGAAGGCGGTTTCGAAAAAGGTCTTGCTGCCCGCGACATCGGCGGCGGGGAGTTCGACATAGTTGAGACGGGCGAAAACCATCTTGTGCCTCGTGTAACGTCAAAGGCCACAATGGTTGTGGCTTTTGTGGCCTTTGGATTTCGGCCGGAATTTGGGGAAATGCGGCGGGGCAGCAAATCCACCAAACTCGATCCTCCCCCGCCAGGGGGAGGTGGCGCCGAAGGCGACGGAGGGGGAGGATGCGAAACCTCAAGTTGGCCGCCGCCCTCCCCCTCCGTCAGCTTACGCTGACACCTCCCCCTGGCGGGGGAGGATGAATAGTTAGAGGTCGTCGTCGTCCGACGGGCCGGTCATCATCGCGTCGCCGACGCCTTCGGCATTGGCGCGGATCGCCTTTTCGATGCGGGCGCAGACGTCGGGATTTTCCTTCAGATAGGTCTTCGAATTCTCGCGGCCCTGCCCGATGCGGATCGAATCATAGCTGAACCACGCGCCCGATTTTTCGACGAGGCCCGCCTTGACGCCAAGGTCGAGGATTTCGCCGACCTTCGACACGCCTTCGCCATACATGATGTCGAATTCGACCTGCTTGAACGGCGGGGCGACCTTGTTCTTCACCACCTTCACGCGGGTCGCGTTGCCGACGATATCGTCGCGATCCTTGATCTGGCCGGTGCGGCGGATGTCGAGACGGACCGACGCATAGAACTTCAGCGCGTTGCCGCCGGTCGTCGTTTCGGGCGAACCGTACATCACGCCGATCTTCATACGGATCTGGTTGATGAAGATGACGAGGCACTTCGACCGGTTGATCGAGCCGGTGATCTTGCGGAGCGCCTGGCTCATCAGACGCGCCTGGAGGCCGACATGGCTGTCGCCCATCTCACCTTCGATTTCGGCGCGCGGAACGAGCGCGGCGACCGAGTCGATCACCAGCACGTCGATCGCGTTCGAACGGACGAGCGTGTCGGCGATTTCGAGCGCCTGTTCGCCGGTGTCGGGCTGCGACACGATCAGTTCGTCGATGTTGACGCCCAGCTTCTTGGCATAGACCGGATCGAGCGCATGTTCGGCGTCGACGAAGGCCGCGGTGCCGCCCGCCTTCTGCGCCTCGGCGATCGCATGGAGCGCCAGCGTGGTCTTACCCGAGCTTTCCGGGCCGAAAATCTCGACGATGCGCCCCTTGGGCAGGCCGCCGATGCCGAGCGCGATGTCCAGCCCGAGCGAGCCGGTCGAGATCGCTTCGACCTGCATCGTCTCACGCGAGCCCAGCTTCATCGCCGAACCCTTGCCGAAGGCGCGATCGATCTGCGCCAGCGCCGCTTCGAGCGCCTTTTCCCTGTCGATGTTTGCCACTTCCTTGGGGGTTCCTATCAGTTTCAACTGCGCCGACATCAGCTGGCTCCCTCGTAGATAGCACTTCCGAACGCTGCAATGTCCGATTGTGTATCCGAAATGTTCCTACAGAACAAGATGGGAACAAAGATTATTTGTCGGCTGCGCGCTCCGCCGCCAGAGTGTCACGGGCCGCCTCGCAAATCTGCTGCACGGAGAATGGCTTAGGCAGGAAACCTATATTCTCGATGTCGATCGATTTGCGCAATTGTTCCTCGGCATAGCCCGACATGAAGATCACCGGGAGATCGGCGCGGGCTTCGCGCGCGGCGCGGACCATTGCGGGGCCGTCCATCACCGGCATCACCACGTCGGAGATGACGAGATCGACCTCCTGCCCACTTTCGAGCACCTCCAGCCCCTCCTCCCCATTGGTCGCGGTGACGACGGTATAGCCCTGACGCGAGAGCGCACGTTCGGCGACGGCGCGGACCATCGCTTCATCTTCGACCAGCAGGATCGTGCCGGTGCCCCAGAGTTCGGTCGACGGCTCCTTGGCGACGGCGCGCTGCGCGGGCGCGGCGCCCTTCTCCGCCTCGTGGACCGGCAGGTAGATGACGAAGCTGGTCCCCTTCCCCACTTCCGATTCGGCGAAGATGAAGCCGCCGGTCTGCTTGACGATGCCGTACACGGTGGAGAGGCCCAGACCGGTGCCGCGCCCGACCTCCTTGGTGGTGAAGAAGGGTTCGAAGATCTTGGTGATGATTTCGGGCGGGATGCCGGTGCCCGTATCGCTCATTCGCAGCGCGACATATTCGGTGATGGGCATGATTTCGATGCCCAGCTTGCGCGTATCGGCGGCGGAGAGACCGTAGGTCTGGATCGTGAGCGTGCCGCCATCGGGCATCGCGTCGCGCGCGTTGACGGCGAGATTGACGATCACCTGCTCCAGCTGGCCCGGATCGGCGCGCACCGTCTGCAGATTGCGGCCGTGGCTGACATCGAGCGCGACGCGTTCGCCGAGCAAGCGGCGCAAGAGGCTGGAGATTTCGGAGATGACGTCGGGCAGCTGCAGTATCTGCGGGCGCAACGTCTGCTGACGCGAGAAGGCGAGCAGCTGACGGGTCAGCGCGGCGGCGCGGTTCGAGTTCTGCTTGATCTGCTGGATGTCGTCATAGTCGCTGTCGCCGGGCATGTGGCGCATCGACATCAGATCGCAATGGCCGATGATGGCGGTGAGGATATTGTTGAAATCGTGCGCGACGCCACCGGCGAGCTGACCCACCGCCTGCATCTTCATCGCCTGCGCGACCTGCCGCTTGAGGCGCGATTCCTCGCTATTGTCCTTGAGGCTCAGGAGGACGGCGGCGTCGCCCAGCCCCTTGGTCGCGGCGATGGTGAGGGCGACGCTCTCCTCGCCCTTGTCCTTCAGCCGGACCGAGAGATCGCCGAACGATCCGCGGCCCGAGGCGAAGCGGCGGACGGCGTCGGACACCGATGCCTTGTCGTCCTCCACCACCAAGTCGCTCGGGTAGATGACGTGCCCGTCGGGGGCGATGCCGGCGGCGCGGCGGAAGCTGTCGTTCATGAACAGCAGCCGCCCGTCGCGATCGGCGAGCGCGAGGCCGAGGGGGAGCATGTTGAGCAGCCCCTGCACATTGGGCACGGCGGGCGCGATCTGCTGCGCAACGCCGCCACCGATGGCCGTCGTGGGCAGATCGAACATCAGGAACATCGTCGCGCCATCGCCTTCGCCGCCATCGAAGGTGACTTGCGAGAGGTGTATCGGGGTCGAATCCCGCGCTTCACGCGCGAGACGGATCGCATCGCCATCGACGCGCAGCAGATCGGTGAACAGCCAGCCGGGGGGCGCCTCCATGTCGCCCAAAGCGCGCTTGTGGAAGGCGCGGTTCGCGACGATGCCGCGCCCCTCCGCATCGACCAGAGCGACCATGATGCCCGCGCCGCCGAAGCGCCGCCCGCTCTCGCCATTGATCCAGCCGGCGAGTTCGGAAATGCCGTCCATCCGGCGCAGCTGGCGGAAGCGCCAGACGAGGTGCGCGCCATCCTCCCCCGCCGCGCGCAGCACGACGTCGACGGTGCCGCGATCGGTGACGAGGCCAGGAAGGTGTGCGATCCCGTCGCGCCGCGCGATCATCCGCGCCTCATCGAGCCGGCGGCGTGATTCCTCGGGCAGGGGAAGCGCGGGCGGGGTCGGCAGGCCACCGAACCAGTTCTGGAAACGGCGATTGACGCAGGCGAGGCTGCCGTCGGGCCGGGTGATCGCGACGGCGCAATCCGAATCCTCGATCACGCCGACGATCAGGTTCATGTCCGGCGCGGAGACGCGCGCGACTGCGGCGGGCTGCCGATAGCGGACCAGCGCATAGACCAGCAGCCCGAACATCGCGGCGATGAAGGCGATCAGGAAGACGCGCGCGCTGCTCGCATCGGCGACGGTTCCCCACACGGCGACGACCGTGCCCGCCGACAGCAGCATGAACATCGTGATGACGATGCCGTAGAGGAGCGTGCGGCTGGATGCGCGCGCGCCCGTCTTCATCGGTTTGGGCGACGAGAGGAAGTGGCTGGCCATGCCAACCTGTCCTCCCGGCGACGGAGGACGTCAAGCCGGGGAAGGTGACGGATGGTGACGCCGCCCCCTTCCCCGTGCCGATTACCAGATACGGATGCGCTGATCGGGCGCGAGATAGATCTTCTGGCCGGGCTTGGGATCGTAAGCCGAGTAGAAGGGATCGAGGTTGCGCACGACCCAGGCGCGCTGGATCGAGGGCGAGTGCGGATCGGTCAGCAAACGCTGGCGCAGGTTCGCCTCGCGATAGGAACGGCGCCACACCTGCGCCCAGCCGAGGTAGAAACGCTGATCGCCGGTGAAGCCGTCGATCACCGGCGCCTTCTTGCCGCCCAGCGAGATCATATACGCCTCGTGCGCGACCGTAAGCCCCGCGAGATCGGCGATATTCTCACCCTGCGTCAGCGCGCCCTGGATGTGCATGCCGGGGAGCGGTTCGTAGGCGTCATACTGCTTCACGACCTTGTCGGTCAGCGCGTTGAACGCCTTCACGTCCTCGGCCGTCCACCAGTCGGACAGGCGGCCGTGCATGTCGTACTTGGCGCCCTGATCGTCGAAATGGTGGCTGATCTCATGCCCGATCACTGCGCCGATGCCGCCATAGTTGACCGCCGGATCGGCGTTCGGATCGAAGAAGGGCGGCTGCAGGATCGCGGCGGGGAAGACGATCTCGTTCATGCCGAAATTGGCGTAGGCGTTAATCTCCATCGGGGTCATGCCCCATTCGCTGCGATCGAGCGGCTTGCCCAGCTTATTGAGGCCGCGATTCCATTCGAACTCGGCCGAGCGCATGACGTTACCCGCCAGATCATCGCGCTTGATCACGAGCGCCGAATAATCGCGCCACTTGTCCGGGTAGCCGATCTTGGGGGTGAAGGCCGCCAGCTTGGCGCGCGCCTTCACCTTGGTTTCGGGCGCCATCCAGGTCAAGCCGTCGATGCGCTTGCCCATCGCGGCGATGACGTTCTTGACCAATTGATCGGCCGCCGCCTTCGTCTCCGGCGTGAACCAGCGCTTCACATATTCCTGGCCCAGATCCTCACCGATATTGTCCTTCACCAGATTGACGCCGCGCTTCCAGCGGGTGGCGTTTTCGGGCGTGCCGCTGAGCGTCGTCTGGTTGAAGGCAAAGTCGGCGTCGACGAACGGCTTCGAGAGGTACGGCGCCATCGCGTTGATCAGGTTCAGCTCGACATAGTCCTTGAGGACCGCGATCGGGGTCGCCTCGATCACCTTGGCCGAACCGGCGAAAGCGGTCGGCTGCGCGACGAGGAAGGCGGGCTGCGCATCGACGCCCGACGCCTTCAGGAAGGCATCCCAGTCGAAGCCCGGCGCGTTCTTCGCGAAATCGGCGCGCTGCCACTTGTTGTAGGTCTTGGTGCTGTCGCGGCTGTCGACGCGGGTCCAGTGAACCTTGGCCAGCTCGGTTTCGAACGCGACCACGGCGGCAGCGCGCGCGGCGGCATCCTGCTCGCCCGCCATCGTCAGCAACTGGGTGAGGTAGGCGACATATTTGGTGCGCGTCTCGACGATCTGGGCGTCGGTCTTGATGTAATAATCGCGATCGGGGAGGCCGAGGCCGCCCTGATAGCTGTTCACG is drawn from Sphingomonas crocodyli and contains these coding sequences:
- a CDS encoding VOC family protein, which encodes MVFARLNYVELPAADVAGSKTFFETAFGWSLTAFGPTYAATIGASTDFALQGDMLEATAKPLPAIETDDLEAVLASVEAAGGEITLPIFAFPGGRRFHFREPSGNELAVYINEPEA
- a CDS encoding YciI-like protein — encoded protein: MAHFILSYDLAPDYLERRGTFRAEHLTLAWEAAERGDLLLGGALGDPVEAAMLLFTGDGPEAAEAFARADPYVISGIVRSWRVLPWTTVVGDAAATPVRGQ
- a CDS encoding DNA-3-methyladenine glycosylase I; this encodes MPRCSWAEGDAVMSAYHDAEWGVPVRDPRMLWEMLMLEGFQAGLSWRTILYRREGFRRAFDNFDPAIVATYDDAKVEALMQDEGIIRARAKILATIGAARIYEEMAAAGEDFSAWLWSFVDGEPQQGDGASFPVSSPASEAMSKALKKRGFKFVGPVIVYAFMQAVGMVNDHAADCPQRKASAA
- the recA gene encoding recombinase RecA, whose translation is MSAQLKLIGTPKEVANIDREKALEAALAQIDRAFGKGSAMKLGSRETMQVEAISTGSLGLDIALGIGGLPKGRIVEIFGPESSGKTTLALHAIAEAQKAGGTAAFVDAEHALDPVYAKKLGVNIDELIVSQPDTGEQALEIADTLVRSNAIDVLVIDSVAALVPRAEIEGEMGDSHVGLQARLMSQALRKITGSINRSKCLVIFINQIRMKIGVMYGSPETTTGGNALKFYASVRLDIRRTGQIKDRDDIVGNATRVKVVKNKVAPPFKQVEFDIMYGEGVSKVGEILDLGVKAGLVEKSGAWFSYDSIRIGQGRENSKTYLKENPDVCARIEKAIRANAEGVGDAMMTGPSDDDDL
- a CDS encoding DUF4019 domain-containing protein, which translates into the protein MPTPKLAILAALALIAAAPPSAVPEVGEPGTAAERAALMTATKTWFDAQDHGKPTHAYKLIGPSMTAYLTPQLFADAQARFASEAGKLDRRVLTRISWYRDPPDAPAPGLYVATDFTARYANLDLMCGYLMWHEAAPGRFELVREEQNYIDHAAAKAMPPERRKELPKLFGCVGAEEARVD
- a CDS encoding response regulator, with the protein product MASHFLSSPKPMKTGARASSRTLLYGIVITMFMLLSAGTVVAVWGTVADASSARVFLIAFIAAMFGLLVYALVRYRQPAAVARVSAPDMNLIVGVIEDSDCAVAITRPDGSLACVNRRFQNWFGGLPTPPALPLPEESRRRLDEARMIARRDGIAHLPGLVTDRGTVDVVLRAAGEDGAHLVWRFRQLRRMDGISELAGWINGESGRRFGGAGIMVALVDAEGRGIVANRAFHKRALGDMEAPPGWLFTDLLRVDGDAIRLAREARDSTPIHLSQVTFDGGEGDGATMFLMFDLPTTAIGGGVAQQIAPAVPNVQGLLNMLPLGLALADRDGRLLFMNDSFRRAAGIAPDGHVIYPSDLVVEDDKASVSDAVRRFASGRGSFGDLSVRLKDKGEESVALTIAATKGLGDAAVLLSLKDNSEESRLKRQVAQAMKMQAVGQLAGGVAHDFNNILTAIIGHCDLMSMRHMPGDSDYDDIQQIKQNSNRAAALTRQLLAFSRQQTLRPQILQLPDVISEISSLLRRLLGERVALDVSHGRNLQTVRADPGQLEQVIVNLAVNARDAMPDGGTLTIQTYGLSAADTRKLGIEIMPITEYVALRMSDTGTGIPPEIITKIFEPFFTTKEVGRGTGLGLSTVYGIVKQTGGFIFAESEVGKGTSFVIYLPVHEAEKGAAPAQRAVAKEPSTELWGTGTILLVEDEAMVRAVAERALSRQGYTVVTATNGEEGLEVLESGQEVDLVISDVVMPVMDGPAMVRAAREARADLPVIFMSGYAEEQLRKSIDIENIGFLPKPFSVQQICEAARDTLAAERAADK
- a CDS encoding M13 family metallopeptidase, translating into MKTFLIALAASTMLASAVSPAIAATAAAPADRKPVYGSFGFDAAGMDKSIAPGDDFYGYANGTWTKNTPIPSDRSNFGMFSVLDELSIARSHEILEQVSKAPGSRIGDMYASFTDEKMVDALGIKPLQPTIAGIKAIKDKSALAAEMAKLRKVGVNAPFILYVGQDDKDPENYIVNSYQGGLGLPDRDYYIKTDAQIVETRTKYVAYLTQLLTMAGEQDAAARAAAVVAFETELAKVHWTRVDSRDSTKTYNKWQRADFAKNAPGFDWDAFLKASGVDAQPAFLVAQPTAFAGSAKVIEATPIAVLKDYVELNLINAMAPYLSKPFVDADFAFNQTTLSGTPENATRWKRGVNLVKDNIGEDLGQEYVKRWFTPETKAAADQLVKNVIAAMGKRIDGLTWMAPETKVKARAKLAAFTPKIGYPDKWRDYSALVIKRDDLAGNVMRSAEFEWNRGLNKLGKPLDRSEWGMTPMEINAYANFGMNEIVFPAAILQPPFFDPNADPAVNYGGIGAVIGHEISHHFDDQGAKYDMHGRLSDWWTAEDVKAFNALTDKVVKQYDAYEPLPGMHIQGALTQGENIADLAGLTVAHEAYMISLGGKKAPVIDGFTGDQRFYLGWAQVWRRSYREANLRQRLLTDPHSPSIQRAWVVRNLDPFYSAYDPKPGQKIYLAPDQRIRIW
- a CDS encoding glutathione S-transferase family protein, which codes for MTIPKAITVHHLENSRSQRVLWLLEELGLPYEVKRYERNRKTMLAPPELRKIHPLGKSPVVEHDGRIIAETATIIGYLVALAGGRLGPPADTDGGLRWRYFLDYAEGSLMPPLLLSLVIQKMGPFGWPAKGFVEKMAMTHIDYVESELVTRPWFAGADFSAADIMMSFPLEAARGRLKLDGRRPNIVEWLDKIHARPAYQAALEQGGPYAYA